In Rhodanobacter humi, the genomic stretch GCGATGGCCCTGCTCAACTACGGCTTCCGCTTCTACGAGACGCACAAGCTGTACGACGGCGGCAAGCCGCTGGTGACCCCGCGGCTGTGGAAGGGCGCGGCGAACCAGCTGCCGATCGGCGTGGCCGAGCCGGTGCTGGTGACCGTGAAGACCGGCCAGTACGACCAGCTCAAGGCCACCATGGACATTCCTTCCACCCTGATCGCCCCGTTCAAGAAGGGCCAGCAGGTGGGCACGCTGCGCATCACGCTGGACGGCCAGCCGATCCAGAGCGTGCCGCTGATCGCGCTGAACGACGCGCCGCAGGGCGGCTTCTTCTCGCGGCTGTGGGATTCGATCCTGCTGTGGTTCCACGGCAGCAAGAAGGCCGACGCGCCCGCGCCGGCCGCGGCGACGAGCACGAAGTGATGCACGAGATCGATTTCAGCCAGGCCAAGCGGGAAGGCAAGGGCTTCCAGTTTCCCGGCGAGTTCGAGATCACCGCGGTGGGCAACGCCAGCGCCGGGCTGCCCACCCGCGTGCCGCAGCTGCTGGAGCGCGCCGGCCTGCACGTGCTGCACGAGACGGTGAAGCACCGCCACTCCGGTGGCGGCAACTACGTCTCGGTCACGGTGAGCTTCCGCTGCACCGACCGCGAGCAGTACGACAGCGCGCACGCGGTGCTGCGCGCGGACCCGGATATCCGGTACACGATGTG encodes the following:
- a CDS encoding DUF493 family protein produces the protein MHEIDFSQAKREGKGFQFPGEFEITAVGNASAGLPTRVPQLLERAGLHVLHETVKHRHSGGGNYVSVTVSFRCTDREQYDSAHAVLRADPDIRYTM